One Bombus fervidus isolate BK054 chromosome 7, iyBomFerv1, whole genome shotgun sequence genomic region harbors:
- the LOC139988727 gene encoding putative inactive tyrosine-protein kinase Wsck yields MIILFLLFYFCDHILSQKYEGCFRSSVLDPDLPTLILNHANAPTECIKECRSRYYMFAGLMNGQQCFCGSRYGRKGISTSCTFLCIADQNNYCGSQDAMSIYSTGQTGPSPPRSAQIIHSGFNNLQITWEPPNIRNGNITSYTLKAVVVETFASNLVPAIESQIQGGASNSTILQGLQPGTKYNVSITAANTQTDSEPTYILGWTLIGPPNKPVMPKVIEQTSTTITVLLSEGSSEYGPISTYQVFVCQPGTIPPSGPNVTYYNYETSIQQSLGYYTTGEFESSEFYKYTKFIVGDGRMIGAYYNAPLNTQVMPQIGLTVVSKFQRQVQYAYSDLINKLTNYNEDGNNNVNLTTIILCVAIGLLGTLLIGSIILYLTLRQRHEKFRIRKLPEQQELTLQGPLYEVDNLAYIPEDVPERVNHYQELKKKVWIIPQNLLTINDTTIRRGRFGTVHTGVIQKNDKSCSVAVHSIADKLLKVSDKRHMLRELDVCIKASPMKYLADLIGTCETHDTLHVVLELPPQTLKNCLLAARSGNTFPVEHILPIGSMIASALQHLENYKIVHEYLCARSVGLSNEWIPKLMGHGISKYALEDIKYTRWMSVECLGNRKKHQPAVVWAFGVLLWEMLSMGGTPYSNFSLDSEVEEAIERGVRLPQLPDTPDPLHEVMLSCWNMESQERPTFAELIRLETLSICPVTAITEPYIPELELN; encoded by the exons atgataatattatttctacttTTCTATTTCTGTGATCATATACTTAGCCAAAAATATGAGGGTTGTTTTCGAAGTTCCGTGTTGGATCCCGATTTACCAACCTTGATATTAAATCACGCTAATGCACCTACAGAATGTATCAAAGAATGTCGTTCACGTTATTATAT gTTTGCAGGATTAATGAATGGTCAACAATGCTTTTGTGGTAGTAGGTACGGTAGGAAAGGTATATCTACTTCCTGTACTTTTCTTTGTATTGCTGATCAGAACAATTATTGTGGTAGTCAAGATGCAATGAGTATTTATTCAACTGGACAAAcag GTCCTAGTCCACCAAGAAGTGCACAAATAATTCACAGTGgatttaataatttgcaaattaCATGGGAACCGCCTAATAtcagaaatggaaatattacaTCTTATACTTTAAAGGCAGTGGTTGTTGAAACATTTGCTTCAAATTTAGTACCAGCCATAGAAAGTCAGATTCAAGGAGGAGCTTCAAATAGTACCATTTTACAAGGCTTACAACCAGGCACAAAGTATAATGTATCAATCACTGCTGCAAACACGCAAACAGATAGTGAACCTACATATATTTTGGGATGGACTTTAATAGGGCCACCTAATAAGCCAGTAATGCCAAAAGTAATAGAACAAACAAGTACCACAATAACTGTTTTATTATCAGAGGGAAGTAGTGAATATGGTCCTATTAGTACCTACCAAGTATTTGTTTGTCAACCTGGTACAATACCTCCATCAGGTCCTAATGTAACTTATTACAATTATGAAACATCAATACAGCAAAGTCTAGGATATTATACTACTGGAGAATTTGAATCTtcagaattttacaaatatacaaaatttatagtaGGAGATGGAAGGATGATTGGCGCATATTATAATGCACCATTAAATACTCAAGTAATGCCACAAATAGGCTTAACAGTAGTTTCTAAATTTCAAAGACAAGTGCAGTATGCTTACTCAGATCTAATTAACAAGCTGACAAATTATAATGAAGATGGAAATAACAATGTAAATTTGACAACTATCATACTATGTGTTGCAATTGGTCTTTTGGGAACGTTACTTATAGGTTCaataatactttatttaaCATTGCGACAACGCCATGAAAAGTTTCGGATAAGGAAACTTCCAGAGCAACAAGAACTTACATTGCAAGGTCCATTGTACGAAGTTGACAATTTAGCATATATTCCAGAGGATGTACCTGAAAGGGTAAATCATTATCAAGAACTGAAAAAGAAGGTATGGATTATACCACAAAACTTATTGACGATTAATGACACTACGATACGTAGAGGGCGATTTGGAACAGTACATACAGGTGTTATTCAAAAAAATGACAAATCTTGTAGTGTAGCTGTTCATAGTATAGCTGACAAATTATTGAAAGTATCTGACAAAAGACATATGTTACGAGAACTAGATGTTTGTATTAAAGCATCTCCTATGAAATATCTTGCAGATCTTATAGGAACATGTGAAACTCATGATACATTACACGTTGTACTTGAATTACCACCTCAGacgttaaaaaattgtctatTAGCTGCCAGATCTGGGAACACATTTCCTGTTGAACATATTCTACCTATAGGATCTATGATAGCATCTGCTTTGCAACatcttgaaaattataaaattgtacatgaATATCTTTGTGCACGTAGTGTAGGTCTCTCAAATGAATGGATACCTAAACTAATGGGACATGGAATATCCAAATATGCTttagaagatataaaatatactcgATGGATGTCTGTTGAGTGCCTTGGTAATAGAAAAAAACACCAACCAGCAGTAGTCTGGGCTTTTGGTGTACTTTTGTGGGAAATGCTTAGTATGGGTGGTACACcatattctaatttttcacTTGATAGTGAAGTGGAAGAAGCAATTGAGCGAGGAGTTAGATTACCACAACTACCAGATACTCCTGATCCACTTCACGAAGTTATGTTATCTTGCTGGAATATGGAAAGTCAGGAAAGACCAACATTTGCAGAATTAATAAGATTG GAAACCTTAAGCATTTGTCCAGTCACTGCAATTACTGAACCATATATCCCagaattagaattaaattaa
- the LOC139989375 gene encoding RNA-binding protein 25 isoform X2 gives MSYPGQPPMGIPGMPPMPYMVGAPPPIIGGVMPMAHTSAPAVRYARNQNRHDNNRRRERESGPPVTVFIGNIMERAPDVMIRHILGACGHVLSWKRVQAFGFCEYAGPDAGLRAVRLLHDMEIGTKKLVVKVDAKAKVVLDQFKAERRKKLRGGQSPLQDETSIEGAEGEEGEDYMDEGMRVVDADALARINQIIAEHAADLEMAQAAPEEHQIKMVAKSLNLDDAEIEESKRDLITREIGKFREVMKKQEEEKAQVKRKKEAVEKEEREKREKERRDRHDGSNTKDDQDGDPGSPTSHKGRSSSTGSSRRDKRRSKSRSKERERDRQRSDRDRDRDRDRERDRERERERDRDRERERERERERDRERERDREREREREREEARKTEREIMREREEEEEAKERKKNERRAREKEAAYQERLRAWETRERRKQKEYEKEAEKRRAKREAREREAKRLKEFLEDYDDERDDAKYYKGKELSRRLEERALEAEADSRDRCAERQELQRLRDKLYADASHPDPAAEFERLKAEREEQYKPKPVITIIDEEDEKVVKKEKEVMPPIETEPIESDSDECVQFDDVSQSEAPSRTPPRHHHHHRRHHRHHQNHHRDGEETEEVIETDRESVKGTRSSPSNQTVTTPVQSIPPTLDEDSRMSLVSEPEKTGSSNFVPFAMGSGGNRGGDHGIGNKTPASPSTAINVSTQQTNQNKKKGRIDVKDVFNNDDDDDGANNAKKRKLVPLDYGEEKKKKSNEEAPKAGKEESTKSQEEKRKHIKSLIDKIPTDKNALFGYQLDWAVIDNTLMEKRIRPWINKKIIEYIGEPEPTLVDFICSKVMAGSSPQGILDDVQMVLDEEAEVFVVKMWRLLIYEVEAKKMGLVK, from the exons atgtcTTACCCTGGTCAGCCCCCAATGGGAATACCAGGCATGCCACCAATGCCTTACATGGTTGGTGCACCTCCACCAATTATTGGTGGTGTAATGCCTATGGCACAt ACCTCAGCTCCAGCTGTTCGGTATGCACGTAACCAAAATCGTCATGACAATAATCGTCGTCGTGAAAGAGAATCTGGCCCACCAGTTACCGTATTTATTGGTAACATTATGGAAAGAGCACCTGATGTGATGATTCGACACATTTTGGGTGCATGTGGTCATGTGCTTTCATGGAAAAGAGTTCAAGCATTTGGATTTTGCGAATATGCAGGTCCTGATGCAGGTCTTAGAGCAGTTAGATTACTTCATGACATGGAAATAGGTACAAAGAAGCTTGTTGTCAAAGTTGATGCAAAAGCTAAAGTCGTTTTGGATCAATTCAaag cagaaagaaggaaaaaattaaGAGGAGGCCAATCACCTTTACAAGATGAAACATCAATTGAAGGGgcagaaggagaagaaggtgAAGATTACATGGATGAGGGTATGAGAGTAGTGGATGCAGATGCCCTAGCACGTATTAATCAAATCATAGCTGAACATGCCGCTGATTTAGAAATGGCTCAAGCTGCTCCTG aaGAACATCAAATAAAAATGGTCGCTAAATCTTTGAACCTGGATGATGcagaaatagaagaaagtaAAAGAGACTTGATTACAcgagaaattggaaaattcagGGAGGTTATGAag aAGCAGGAGGAGGAGAAGGCTCAAGTTAAACGGAAGAAAGAAGCTGTTGAGAAAGAAGAACGGGAGAAACGTGAAAAAGAGCGACGAGATCGGCATGATGGCAGTAACACTAAAGATGATCAAGACGGCGATCCTGGTAGTCCTACGTCTCATAAAGGTCGCAGTAGTAGTACCGGAAGTAGTAGAAGAGACAAAAGGCGATCTAAATCTAG ATCTAAGGAACGAGAGAGGGATCGTCAGAGAAGCGACAGAGATCGTGATAGAGATAGAGATcgagaaagagatagagaaagagaacgagaaagagaTCGTGACCGCGAAAGAGAGCGTGAAAGAGAACGTGAAAGAGATagagaaagggaaagggacagggaacgagaaagagaacgTGAAAGAGAAGAGGCAAGGAAAACTGAAAGAGAAATTATGCGTGAAagggaggaagaggaagaggcgaaggagaggaaaaagaacgaaagaagagcgagagaaaaagaagcagCTTATCAAGAACGTTTGAGAGCATGGGAGACGCGGGAACGTCGCAAACAAAAGGAATATGAGAAAGAAGCGGAGAAACGCAGAGCAAAACGggaagcgagagaaagagaagcaaAACGCTTGAAAGAATTTCTCGAAGACTATGATGATGAAAGAGACGACGCTAAATATTACAAAGGTAAAGAACTTTCACGTCGTCTAGAAGAGAGAGCACTGGAAGCAGAAGCCGATTCGCGGGATCGTTGTGCCGAGCGTCAAGAGCTTCAACGTCTTCGCGATAAACTGTATGCTGACGCTTCTCATCCAGATCCAGCGGCTGAGTTTGAAAGG TTAAAAGCTGAACGGGAGGAACAGTATAAGCCTAAACCGGTTATCACGATAATAGACGAAGAGGATGAAAAAGTggtgaaaaaggaaaaagaagttaTGCCGCCCATAGAAACTGAACCAATTGAAAGTGATAGTGACGAATGTGTGCAATTTGATGATGTTTCTCAGTCAGAGGCACCATCTAGAACACCACCGCGGCATCACCACCATCATCGAAGGCATCATCGTCATCATCAGAATCATCATCGTGATGGCGAAGAAACTGAAGAAGTTATAGAAACAGATAGAGAAAGTGTAAAGGGTACAAGATCGTCACCTTCTAATCAAACAGTAACAACACCAGTTCAGTCCATTCCACCCACATTAGATGAAGATTCGCGTATGTCTCTTGTTAGCGAACCAGAAAAAACTGGTAGTA GTAACTTTGTGCCATTCGCCATGGGAAGCGGAGGCAATCGTGGTGGTGATCATGGTATTGGTAATAAAACTCCTGCTAGTCCAAGTACGGCTATTAATGTTAGTACGCAACAAACGAatcagaataaaaagaaaggtcGGATCGATGTTAAAGACGTATTTAATAATGACGATGATGACGATGGTGCTAATAACGCAAAGAAGCGTAAACTAGTTCCTTTAG ACTATGgtgaggagaaaaagaaaaaatctaaCGAAGAAGCTCCTAAAgctggaaaagaagaaagtacaaaaagtcaagaagagaaaagaaagcacATAAAATCCCTTATTGACAAAATACCTACGGATAAAAACGCTTTGTTTGGCTATCAACTTGATTGGGCAGTAATAGATAAT acATTAATGGAAAAGAGGATAAGGCCGTGgattaataaaaagattattgAATACATTGGAGAACCTGAACCTACATTGGTAGATTTTATTTGTAGCAAAGTAATGGCCGGCAGCTCGCCTCAAGGCATACTTGATGATGTACAGatg GTATTGGATGAAGAAGCAGAAGTTTTCGTAGTCAAAATGTGGAGGTTATTAATTTACGAAGTGGAAGCTAAAAAAATGGGCTtagttaaataa
- the LOC139989376 gene encoding serine/threonine-protein kinase VRK1 yields MAPRRGEEISVKRVAALGCKLPDQLPAGEILTDITQNKWKLGHAIGYGGFGDIYLASNDINAPIGQDAKYVIKIEPHNNGPLFVEMNFYIRASRKHMIDTWCKSQGKRRIGVPTYEGSGSHIYQGQKYRFLVIPRYGIDIGKLFISNGRKLPIKLVNRLAVQMLDALEYIHSQGYAHADVKGSNILLSLSAENVTTKKFQAYLVDYGLAYRFRTSAGVHKPFVHDERRAHEGTLEFTSRDAHHGTHSRRGDLETLGYNILQWLCGKLPWEKEDNSVTSAMDPEEVHAQKEILLSNLSLFMHKCFPYKKEPPAAIMEYMKYITELGFETKPNYSYLRSLFQSGSRQKNNVPTCLHPLRESNENISYPMSFKRPYLRERKPCRPVNGEIRITRNTQPKYPVERKEFCWEAVLALHPDKLAKISLQTPPSPLTPPPSPPPPSLPTYAMLSVIQRMKEKQSGAFRHKSLPKALEDLKTKWMTPAMEQIVQLKKKNSLTLSLAKVSPRVTRSRGAQLKRLGNKKSYKQIQSSKRKKGPST; encoded by the exons ATGGCACCAAGACGAGGTGAAGAGATATCTGTTAAAAGAGTAGCAGCATTAGGTTGCAAATTACCTGATCAATTGCCAGCTGGAGAGATATTAACAGATATTACTCAAAACAAATGGAAACTAGGACATGCAATAGGATACGGTGGATTTGGTGATATATACTTAG CATCAAATGACATTAATGCTCCAATTGGACAAGATGCAAAATATGTGATAAAAATTGAACCACATAATAACGGTCCACTATTTgttgaaatgaatttttatataagagCATCACGTAAACATATGA tTGATACCTGGTGCAAATCACAAGGAAAAAGACGAATAGGTGTTCCAACATATGAGGGATCTGGTTCTCACATATATCAAGGGCAAAAGTATAGATTTTTAGTAATTCCAAGATATGGCATTgatattggaaaattatttatatcaaatgGGAGAAAATTACCAATCAAACTTGTTAACAGGCTAGCTGTTCAAATG TTAGATGCACTTGAATATATTCACAGTCAAGGATATGCTCATGCAGATGTTAAAGGATCGAATATTTTGTTGTCTTTAAGTGCAGAAAATGTAACAACAAAAAAATTTCAAGCTTATTTGGTTGATTATGGATTGGCTTATCGTTTCCGTACAAGCGCAGGTGTGCATAAGCCATTTGTTCATGATGAAAGAAGAGCTCATGAAGGAACATTAGAATTCACATCAAGAGATGCACATCATGGAA CACACTCAAGAAGAGGAGATTTAGAAACATTAGGGTATAATATACTACAATGGTTATGTGGCAAATTACCTTgggaaaaagaagataatagtGTAACATCAGCAATGGATCCGGAAGAAGTCCATGcacaaaaagaaattttactttcaaatttatcattatttatgcATAAATGTTTTCCTTATAAAAAAGAACCACCTG CTGCCATTATGgagtatatgaaatatattactgAATTGGGATTTGAAACTAAACCTAACTATTCCTATCTACGTAGTTTATTTCAGTCTGGTTCTAGGCAAAAAAATAATGTTCCTACATGTTTGCACCCTTTGAGAGAatctaatgaaaatatttcttatcccATGTCTTTTAAACGACCGTACTTACGAGAAAGGAAACCTTGTAGACCTGTAAATGGCGAg ATACGCATAACTCGAAATACGCAACCTAAATATCCAGTtgaacgaaaagaattttgttgGGAAGCAGTACTAGCGCTCCATCCTGATAAACTCGCAAAAATTAGTCTACAAACTCCACCTTCACCACTTACACCACCTCCATCTCCACCTCCTCCATCCTTACCTACATATGCCATGTTAAGCGTAATTCagagaatgaaagagaaacaATCAGGCGCATTTCGACATAAATCTTTACCAAAAGCATTAGa aGATCTTAAAACAAAATGGATGACACCAGCTATGGAACAAATAgttcaattaaaaaagaaaaattccttGACACTTTCTTTAGCAAAGGTTTCGCCACGTGTGACACGTTCCCGAGGGGCTCAATTAAAAC GacttggaaataaaaaatcttacaaacaaatacaaagcagcaaaagaaaaaaaggtcCCTCAACATGA
- the LOC139989375 gene encoding RNA-binding protein 25 isoform X1, protein MSYPGQPPMGIPGMPPMPYMVGAPPPIIGGVMPMAHMIPTPVSAMQTSAPAVRYARNQNRHDNNRRRERESGPPVTVFIGNIMERAPDVMIRHILGACGHVLSWKRVQAFGFCEYAGPDAGLRAVRLLHDMEIGTKKLVVKVDAKAKVVLDQFKAERRKKLRGGQSPLQDETSIEGAEGEEGEDYMDEGMRVVDADALARINQIIAEHAADLEMAQAAPEEHQIKMVAKSLNLDDAEIEESKRDLITREIGKFREVMKKQEEEKAQVKRKKEAVEKEEREKREKERRDRHDGSNTKDDQDGDPGSPTSHKGRSSSTGSSRRDKRRSKSRSKERERDRQRSDRDRDRDRDRERDRERERERDRDRERERERERERDRERERDREREREREREEARKTEREIMREREEEEEAKERKKNERRAREKEAAYQERLRAWETRERRKQKEYEKEAEKRRAKREAREREAKRLKEFLEDYDDERDDAKYYKGKELSRRLEERALEAEADSRDRCAERQELQRLRDKLYADASHPDPAAEFERLKAEREEQYKPKPVITIIDEEDEKVVKKEKEVMPPIETEPIESDSDECVQFDDVSQSEAPSRTPPRHHHHHRRHHRHHQNHHRDGEETEEVIETDRESVKGTRSSPSNQTVTTPVQSIPPTLDEDSRMSLVSEPEKTGSSNFVPFAMGSGGNRGGDHGIGNKTPASPSTAINVSTQQTNQNKKKGRIDVKDVFNNDDDDDGANNAKKRKLVPLDYGEEKKKKSNEEAPKAGKEESTKSQEEKRKHIKSLIDKIPTDKNALFGYQLDWAVIDNTLMEKRIRPWINKKIIEYIGEPEPTLVDFICSKVMAGSSPQGILDDVQMVLDEEAEVFVVKMWRLLIYEVEAKKMGLVK, encoded by the exons atgtcTTACCCTGGTCAGCCCCCAATGGGAATACCAGGCATGCCACCAATGCCTTACATGGTTGGTGCACCTCCACCAATTATTGGTGGTGTAATGCCTATGGCACAt ATGATTCCAACACCCGTATCTGCGATGCAGACCTCAGCTCCAGCTGTTCGGTATGCACGTAACCAAAATCGTCATGACAATAATCGTCGTCGTGAAAGAGAATCTGGCCCACCAGTTACCGTATTTATTGGTAACATTATGGAAAGAGCACCTGATGTGATGATTCGACACATTTTGGGTGCATGTGGTCATGTGCTTTCATGGAAAAGAGTTCAAGCATTTGGATTTTGCGAATATGCAGGTCCTGATGCAGGTCTTAGAGCAGTTAGATTACTTCATGACATGGAAATAGGTACAAAGAAGCTTGTTGTCAAAGTTGATGCAAAAGCTAAAGTCGTTTTGGATCAATTCAaag cagaaagaaggaaaaaattaaGAGGAGGCCAATCACCTTTACAAGATGAAACATCAATTGAAGGGgcagaaggagaagaaggtgAAGATTACATGGATGAGGGTATGAGAGTAGTGGATGCAGATGCCCTAGCACGTATTAATCAAATCATAGCTGAACATGCCGCTGATTTAGAAATGGCTCAAGCTGCTCCTG aaGAACATCAAATAAAAATGGTCGCTAAATCTTTGAACCTGGATGATGcagaaatagaagaaagtaAAAGAGACTTGATTACAcgagaaattggaaaattcagGGAGGTTATGAag aAGCAGGAGGAGGAGAAGGCTCAAGTTAAACGGAAGAAAGAAGCTGTTGAGAAAGAAGAACGGGAGAAACGTGAAAAAGAGCGACGAGATCGGCATGATGGCAGTAACACTAAAGATGATCAAGACGGCGATCCTGGTAGTCCTACGTCTCATAAAGGTCGCAGTAGTAGTACCGGAAGTAGTAGAAGAGACAAAAGGCGATCTAAATCTAG ATCTAAGGAACGAGAGAGGGATCGTCAGAGAAGCGACAGAGATCGTGATAGAGATAGAGATcgagaaagagatagagaaagagaacgagaaagagaTCGTGACCGCGAAAGAGAGCGTGAAAGAGAACGTGAAAGAGATagagaaagggaaagggacagggaacgagaaagagaacgTGAAAGAGAAGAGGCAAGGAAAACTGAAAGAGAAATTATGCGTGAAagggaggaagaggaagaggcgaaggagaggaaaaagaacgaaagaagagcgagagaaaaagaagcagCTTATCAAGAACGTTTGAGAGCATGGGAGACGCGGGAACGTCGCAAACAAAAGGAATATGAGAAAGAAGCGGAGAAACGCAGAGCAAAACGggaagcgagagaaagagaagcaaAACGCTTGAAAGAATTTCTCGAAGACTATGATGATGAAAGAGACGACGCTAAATATTACAAAGGTAAAGAACTTTCACGTCGTCTAGAAGAGAGAGCACTGGAAGCAGAAGCCGATTCGCGGGATCGTTGTGCCGAGCGTCAAGAGCTTCAACGTCTTCGCGATAAACTGTATGCTGACGCTTCTCATCCAGATCCAGCGGCTGAGTTTGAAAGG TTAAAAGCTGAACGGGAGGAACAGTATAAGCCTAAACCGGTTATCACGATAATAGACGAAGAGGATGAAAAAGTggtgaaaaaggaaaaagaagttaTGCCGCCCATAGAAACTGAACCAATTGAAAGTGATAGTGACGAATGTGTGCAATTTGATGATGTTTCTCAGTCAGAGGCACCATCTAGAACACCACCGCGGCATCACCACCATCATCGAAGGCATCATCGTCATCATCAGAATCATCATCGTGATGGCGAAGAAACTGAAGAAGTTATAGAAACAGATAGAGAAAGTGTAAAGGGTACAAGATCGTCACCTTCTAATCAAACAGTAACAACACCAGTTCAGTCCATTCCACCCACATTAGATGAAGATTCGCGTATGTCTCTTGTTAGCGAACCAGAAAAAACTGGTAGTA GTAACTTTGTGCCATTCGCCATGGGAAGCGGAGGCAATCGTGGTGGTGATCATGGTATTGGTAATAAAACTCCTGCTAGTCCAAGTACGGCTATTAATGTTAGTACGCAACAAACGAatcagaataaaaagaaaggtcGGATCGATGTTAAAGACGTATTTAATAATGACGATGATGACGATGGTGCTAATAACGCAAAGAAGCGTAAACTAGTTCCTTTAG ACTATGgtgaggagaaaaagaaaaaatctaaCGAAGAAGCTCCTAAAgctggaaaagaagaaagtacaaaaagtcaagaagagaaaagaaagcacATAAAATCCCTTATTGACAAAATACCTACGGATAAAAACGCTTTGTTTGGCTATCAACTTGATTGGGCAGTAATAGATAAT acATTAATGGAAAAGAGGATAAGGCCGTGgattaataaaaagattattgAATACATTGGAGAACCTGAACCTACATTGGTAGATTTTATTTGTAGCAAAGTAATGGCCGGCAGCTCGCCTCAAGGCATACTTGATGATGTACAGatg GTATTGGATGAAGAAGCAGAAGTTTTCGTAGTCAAAATGTGGAGGTTATTAATTTACGAAGTGGAAGCTAAAAAAATGGGCTtagttaaataa